The DNA region TGTGGGTTCGCCTTGCCGCTCCAGCCGGATCCGAGCACGACGCCCAGCGCCTGCATCCAGCCTTCCCAGGCGCCGATCGGGCCGACGGCGTGCGCCGGGGTCACCGCGGGCAGCACCGCTCCCAACAGGCTGGCGTCGATGTTCAGTCCCAGGCTGTTGAAGATGGATCCGCCGGGCGCGGCGATCTCCTCCCCGGTTCCGGGCACCAGATTGGGTGCCGAGCCCACCACCCCGGGTGTCAGCAGTCCGCCGAGCGCGAGGTCGATGTGGTAGACGTTGGTGCCTTCCGGCAGCAGACCGGTCGACTCGACAAGCGGGATGAGGAAGTCCAGGTTGAGGGTGGCGCCGTTGAAGTAGGCGCCGACCATGTTGGCCATGATCTCGTTGAGGCCGTCGCCGTCTTGGATGCTGTTCAGCAGCGCGACCCCGGGACTCAGCCAGGGACCGATCGAGCCGATGAGGATGCCACTGAGCGGGGAGGACAGGAAGTTCAGGATGGGCAGGACCAGATCGCGGTCGAGGTCCGGCGGCAGAATCGACGGCAGGAACGCGAGCAGGAACTGGTGCCCGAGAACGCTGATGTTGTCCCCGCTCAGGTCGAGGTCCGCTTCGCCGCTGAGGGTGTGGGCGACGACCAGGTCGGTGAATGGGTCACCGCCGGCCAGTCCGGTGGGTCCGCCCGCGTTGATCAGGCTGTAGGCGTCCGCGGACGCCTTCATGTGCTCCTGCAGCTGCGCGACCTGTTCGGGGATGCTCGAGGGGTCGGCCAGGATCGCACTCCAGAAGTCCCCCTGATTGGCGAGGTCCTGCTGGTATCCCACGAAGGGCGCCAGTGCGAAGTTGTTGAACAGTGTCGTGGCGTTGGCGGCCGCGGTGTTGTATTGCTCGATCCAGGGTGCGAGGAAATCCTCCATCGCACCGGTCAACGCCACATCCCGGATGGTGGCGATCCCGGGCATCGGCGCCACCGCCGGGGTGACCGATATCAGGCTCGAACCCACCAGCGCGATACCCGCGGTGACGTAGGGGCGAAGGGCGTGCTGCACAGCCGTCTCCTTTGTGTCAGGGCTTCCCTCAGCAACCGTCACGAACAACCGTCACGAACCCCGTGATGTTGCTGGCATCTCACTGTTATGCAGTTGTGATATTCGACACTACCTGTGAGTAAACTTAGATTCAAGTATTTGGAAAATTTTTTCTCGAGCGTTTCCCCAGCTCGACAACCTGCAAACCCGTCAAGAACATCGTCCCGCTATCCAAAATGCCGACCTTTTCCCTTTTCGGACGCGTAAACGCAGCGGATCCCGCCAGCCGCGACCGCCAGGCCCAGCAAACATTCAACGATGGCGTGGAGCGGCCCGCACGGCCGACCCCCGTAACGCATCCGGCGGGTTGGCTGTGGCCCGGGACACCTCCCGGGCCAAGATGGGGACCATGGACTTCACGCCGACCGTGACCATCCCCACCGCCGCGACCCTCGTCGACCTACTGCAGCAGCAGGCCGCGCGGTTCGCCGACAAGGTGGCGTTCAGCTTCTCCTACAACGGCGACGACGAGGGCCGCAGCGAGTTGACGTTCCGCGAGCTGGACCGCCGCGCCCGGGCGATCGCGGCGAACCTGCAACGCTTCGACGTCACCGGCGAGCGGGTGCTGGTCCTGGTCCGGCCCGGCCTGGACTTCATCGCGGGTTTCTTCGGCTGCCTCTACGCCGGGGCGGTGGCGGTGCCGGTTCATCAGAAACTGGCGCCCCGCCTGCAGGTGGTGGTTCCCGACGCGCAAGCCCGATTCGCGTTGACCGCCGCCGAGAACCGCGACGCCACCCGGACCGCGGTCGCCGGGCTCCCCGGCGCGCCTGAGCAGTGGTTCTTCACCGACGCCGGCGCCGATCCGGACGCCTGGGTGGCCCCCGACATCACCACCGACTCCCCCGCCGCCATCCAGTACACGTCGGGCTCGACCCGCTCCCCCAAGGGAGTGCTGTTGAGCCACGGCAATATCTTGCACAACGTCGACGCCATCCGGCAGTCCTGGAACGGCGACGAGAACGCCCGGGGCGTGTTCTGGCTGCCGCCGCATCACGACCTGGGGCTGATCGGCGGCATCTTGTCGATGGTCTACATCGGGGCGAGCACGGCACTGATGTCGCCGACGGCGTTCATCAAACGCCCGATGCGCTGGCTGGAGCTGGTATCCGCGCATCGCGGCGTGATCACCGCCGCACCGAACTTCGCCTACGACCGGTGCGTGGAGACCAGCACACCCGAAGAGCGTGCCGCGCTGGATCTTTCCTGCCTGACCGTCGCGATGAACGGTGCCGAATCGGTGCGCGCCACGTCCCTGGCGGCGTTCGCCGATGCCTTCGCCCCGGCCGGCTTCCAGTTGTCGTCGTGCTACCCGGTGTACGGGCTGGCCGAGGCCACCCTGTGCGTATCGGCCGGCTGCCCCACCGGGATGCCCGGCGTGCGCTACCTGGATCGTGTCGCGCTCGAGCAGGACCGCATTGTCGATGTGCCTCCGGAGGATCCCGCCGCGGCGACGTTCGTGGGGTGCGGTCAGCTGCGCCAGGCCGACGTCGCCATCGTCGACCCGGTCACCCACCAACCCTGCGGCCCCGACGAAGTCGGCGAGATCTGGGTTGCCGGCCCCAATGTCGCGTTGGGTTATTGGAACCGGCCCGAGGAGACCGCGGCGACGTTCGGGGCGCGGCTGGCCGAGCCCGGAGACCCGACCCGCGGGCCGTTCCTACGCACCGGAGACCTTGGATTCCTTTGTGCCGGTGAAATTTTTACCACCGGACGCTACAAGGACCTGATCACCATCGACGGTCACAACTACTACCCCAACGACATCGAATTCACGGTGCAGCAATGCGATCCCGTGCTGGTGTCCGGCCGCGGGGCGGCGTTTGCGACCGACGCCACGCCCGGCGGTGTCGAACAACTGGTGGTGGTGCACGAGGTGGACGGCGCGCGCGCCGGGCAGACCGACCTGGATGCGGTCATCGAAGCGATCCGGCTGGCGGTCGCCACCCACCACGGCATCGCCGCCGACACCGTGGTGCTGGTGCAGCACGTCTCGCTGCCCACCACGTCGAGCGGCAAGATCCAGCGCGGTCAGACCAGGCAGAACTTCGTCGACGGCACGCTGGCGGTGGTGGCCCAGTGGCAGACCCCGGTACGGGAACTGTCGCTGGAGGAACTGGAATCGGCGGCCCGGATCGTCTCGACACTGCAGAACTGGGGAACCCGACCGGGCTGATGATTGCGGCTCGGACGTCAGCCGGCGGCCAACGGGTTTGTCCAGCGCAGGCCGGGGAATCGCTGGAAGTCGGAGTCGGCCGAGGCAAGCTCGACACCGTGTTCGACGGCCAGCGCGGCAAGTTGCGCATCGGGAACCAGGTTTCCGGTGACGTCAATCTGCTTGCATAGTCGGGCGCAGACGCGTGCGGTGGATGCTCCGGCAGGAGGTATCCAGACCACCGGTACCGCCAGCCAGTCCTCGACGTAAGCCCAGGCGTCGGATGCACTCAACGGGTTTGCACTCACCCGCGGATGCGTGACGATCCGCAGGAATGCGCCGATGGTCTGCCATGGCAGACCAATCCTGTTGGCCCCGTTCAATATCTCTTCCAACCACGCCGCAGCCACCGCGTTGTACCTGCTGTCCGCATCTACTGCGTACAACAGCAGGTTCGCGTCGACGATCATCGGCCGTCGTCGAGCAGATCAAGCACTTCGGCCACGTTGGTGACATCGACCTTCAGCCCAACCGGAGCGGCGCGATGACGGTATCGGGACCTGGGCGCATCCGCCTGTGCCGCGATTCCCCGGCGCGCGAGCAGATTCAGGGCTTCACTGATCCCGAGACCGGTACGCCGAAGCCGTTCGATCTCGGCAACGACATCACTGTCGAGCACCACCGTTGTCCGCACCTCCACATCATACGTCGCCCGCATCATGATGCGTTATCTAACGCATATCGATGCGCCACGGTGCATCACCGCCCTACCTGCGGTAATTCCTCGGCCGCGATCTCACACGGGGTCTTCGTCGGCTGGTCGCTCGCGGCCTCGGCAGCCGGGTCGCCGTCGGTTTCGCCGGATCCGGGCTCCTGGGCTACCGGTGTCGCATCCGGCGTGGCTGCGTCGGCCGGAATCGCCTCGCCGGGTTCTTCGGAGAGCGCTGTGGCCGCCACCGCCGGTTCGGTCTCGGTGTCGGTCTCGGGATCGCCGGCATCCTCGACATCCGTCGGATCCTCGGATTCGTCGTCGACGAAGGCGGGGGCATCGGCCGGGGCCTCGAATCCGGGATCGCCGAGCGCGTCCGCCAGCCGCGGGGCCAGCCCGCCGAGACCGCCGAGACCTCCCAGCCCACTACCACCGCCCAGCGGCAGCCCACCGGTGGGCAATCCCAGGTCGCCGGGCAGCCCCATGCCCGGCAGCGGCGCCGGATCCGTCGGTGTATCGCCGACCGGAGCGGCCGGAGCCGGCGGGGCATCGGCCGATGCCGGCTCGGGTGCGAACGTCTCGTCCGGGGCAGGCGTTGACGGCGGCACATCGGCGGGAATCGACGTCGGTGCGACCAGGACCGCGCCGGTGGCACCGGACCCGTCGAGCGGGGTGGTCGGGCCGAGGTCTGCGGGGATGGCGAACAGCACCCCCGCGCCGGGGTCCGCCGCCGCGATCGCGGATGCGTAGACCGCCACCGCCTGGTCTTTCGCCGACCGCACCGCGGCCGCCCATTCGCCGCGAATATCGTTGTCCACGTAGGGCATCACCTGCTTTTCGACGATGTCCACGGCGTGCGGGTCGTCGGTGCCCGAACTCACCGCATGCGCCGCGGTAAGCCACCCGGATCCCCGGGCACCCACCCGCCCGTCGACGGCCAGCACGGCCGCCACCTTGGTATCGACCAACCGCCACAAGGTGTCGCGCAGCGCCCCGCAGGCGAGGGCTGCGGCCCGAAGCCGGCGCGTCAGTTCGGTGCCGGCTGCACAGTGCCGGCGCAGGAATTCGGCGGCAGCCTCGGCACCCGGCCCCCGCCACGCGCCGGCCAGTTCCGCCGACTGTCCGCACTGCCGGAGCAGGATGTCCTCGACCGCATCGGCCAGGGCGCCCAATGCGGCGCAGTCGGCGTCGAGCACGTGCAGGTCCAGTCCGACTTCACTGTCGTAGCGGTCGGCGAGTTGCCCCTCGTAACCGGTCAGGTCGGGATCGCGATAACCGAGGCGGTGGCAGGCCGACACGTAAGCCTGGGTGTGCGCCACCGCGTCGCGCCCCTCGGCCAGTCGCGCGGACACATCGAATCGCTGCGCCATCTCAACCGACCCGCTCCGTTGCCACCGCCTCGGCGTCGGTGTAGCGCACCAGGCCCGCCCGCAGCGCCACGGCGATCTCGGCGCTGGCCCGCGACCAGCGCGCCAGCTCGGGCGACCACGACTGCAGCGTGGCACGCAGCGCATCCCCGGCTCCGGCATGGTCACGCCCTGCGGTTCGGCCGTCGAACACCAATCCGCCCAACCGGATTCGTGCGGTGTCGATCTCCGCGGAGGTCGATTCCAATCGATCCGCTATCGCGTGCAGCGCTGCGGGGTCGAGGTAGAGCAGTTGTCGTCCCATACCGGGTATGACGCAGGCCCGACGGCCCCGGTTCCCGTCTCGGTCCGGATCAGTGCCGGGCTCTTACCGCGTCGGCGACGTCCTCGGCGATCCGCTGCGCGGTATCCGCGTCGGAGGCTTCCACCATCACCCGGACCAACTGCTCGGTTCCCGAGGGGCGCAGCAGGATTCGGCCGGATTCACCCAGTTCTTCCTCGGCACGCCGTACCGCCTCGCGCACCGCCGGGTGCCCCACCGCCTCGGCTTTGTCGGCGACCACGACGTTGATCAGTACCTGCGGCAGGGTGCGCATCGCCGCGGCCAGACCCGCCAGCGGCGTGCGGGTCTGCACCATCCGCGCCATCAGGCGCAGACCGGTCATGACACCGTCGCCGGTGGTGGCGAACTGCGGCAGCACGATATGACCGGATTGCTCGCCACCCAGGGTGAATCCGCCGGCCCGCAACTGCTCGAGGACGTAACGATCGCCGACGTCGGTGGTGTGCACGGTGATCCCGGCGGCACGCATCGCCAGATGCAGTCCGAGATTGCTCATCACCGTCGCCACCAGGGTGTCGTCGGCCAGTTCGCCGGCGTCACGCATGGCCAGCGCCAACACCACCATGATCGCGTCGCCGTCGACCACGTTGCCGTCGGCGTCCACCGCGAGGCACCGGTCGGCGTCCCCGTCGTGCGCCAGTCCCAGGTCGGCGTGGTGCTCCGCTACCGCGGCGCGCAACGGTTCCAGGTGCGTCGAACCGCACCCGTCGTTGATGTTGAGCCCGTCGGGCTCGGCGTTGATCGCGATCACGGTGGCGCCGGCGGCCCGGTAGGCGCGCGGCGCCACTTCCGACGCCGCGCCGTGCGCGCAGTCCACCACCACGGTCAGACCGTCGAGCCGGGTCCGGTGGGAGTCACCGAGATGCCGCAGGTAGCAATCCAGCGCATCCTCGGCGTGGACGACGCGGCCCAGATCGGCGCCCACCGGGCGCAGGCCGGGCCCCGCATTGACCAGGTCCTCGATCTCGTCCTCGGTCGCGTCGTCGAGTTTGTGGCCACCGGGGCCGAAGAATTTGATGCCGTTGTCGGGCATCGGGTTGTGCGAGGCGGAGATCATCACCCCGAAATCGGCCTCGTAGGCCCCGGTCAGGTAGGCCACGGCCGGGGTCGGCAGCACACCGGCACGCAATGCGTGGACGCCCTGGCTGGTCAATCCGGCGATGACCGCCGCCTCCAGCATCTCGCCGCTGGCCCGCGGGTCGCGGCCCACCACCGCCACCCGGCGCCCGGTGCCCGTCGACAGCCGCTGCGCCGCCGCACCGCCCAGTGCGACCGCCAACTCAGCGGTCAGCTCCCGGTTGGCGACCCCGCGGACGCCGTCGGTACCGAACAGTCGACCCATAACTATCCTTTATCGCCGCGAGTGTGCGTGTCCCCTATCCGACACGCCGTTGTGGGGCCGGAAACACGCACCTTGGAAACAACAAGCCGGGGGCACCTTCCGCGTGCGGAAGGCACCCCCGACTCGCTGCCAGAATGCAATCGCAGATCAGCGCTTGCTGTACTGCGGAGCCTTGCGGGCCTTCTTCAGACCGTACTTCTTGCGCTCGGTGGCCCGCGGGTCACGAGTCAGGAAGCCGGCCTTCTTCAGCACCGGACGGTCTTCGGGGTCCACCAGGATGAGCGCGCGGGCCAGAGCCAGCCGCAGCGCACCGGCCTGGCCGGAGGGGCCGCCGCCGTCGAGGTGGGCGTAGACGTCGAAGCTGTCCACCCGGTCCACGGTGACCAGCGGAGCCTTGATCAGCTGCTGGTGCACCTTGTTCGGGAAGTAGGCCTCCAGGGTGCGGCCGTCCAGGTTGAACTTGCCGGTGCCGGGCACCAGGCGCACCCGCACCACGGCCTCCTTGCGGCGGCCGACGGTCTGGATGGGCCGTCCCAGGTCGTAGGGCTCGTAGGCCGGCGCGACCTCGTCGTGCACCTCTACGGCCTCGGCAACCTCAACGGTCTCTTCGACCTCGGGGGCCTCAGCGCCTTCAAATGCAGTCTCGGTCATTGCGCCACCTGCTTGATTTCGTACGGGGTCGGCTGTTGGGCGGTGTGCGGATGCACCGGCCCGGCGTAGACGTGCAGCTTGCGCTGAATCTGACGCCCCAGCTTGGTGTGCGGGATCATCCCGAGGATCGCCTTCTCCACGACACGGTCGGGACGGGTCTCCATCAGCTCACCGATGCTGCGCTTGCGCAGTCCGCCCGGGTAGCCCGAGTGACGGTAAGCCATCTTCTTCTGCAGTTTGTTGCCGCTGATGGCAACCTTGTCGGCGTTGATGATGATGACGAAGTCACCGCCGTCAACGTTCGGCGCGAATGTCGGCTTGTGCTTGCCGCGCAGCAGGGTTGCTGCCGCAACGGCGAGCCGGCCGAGCACCACGTCGGTGGCGTCGATGACATACCACGAGCGTGTGGTGTCACCCGCCTTCGGCGCATAGGTGGGCACAGCGCTTACCTCTTCTTTTCAACTCGAGCCGGGTGTTCCCGGTTCATGCGGATCCCGGTGCGAGCCGGGTGCCGGTCTGGCGTGTGCGGCGGGATGGTTCTCGGCGACCGACATTGACCCGAGGACCCGCTG from Mycolicibacter sp. MU0083 includes:
- a CDS encoding fatty acyl-AMP ligase, producing MDFTPTVTIPTAATLVDLLQQQAARFADKVAFSFSYNGDDEGRSELTFRELDRRARAIAANLQRFDVTGERVLVLVRPGLDFIAGFFGCLYAGAVAVPVHQKLAPRLQVVVPDAQARFALTAAENRDATRTAVAGLPGAPEQWFFTDAGADPDAWVAPDITTDSPAAIQYTSGSTRSPKGVLLSHGNILHNVDAIRQSWNGDENARGVFWLPPHHDLGLIGGILSMVYIGASTALMSPTAFIKRPMRWLELVSAHRGVITAAPNFAYDRCVETSTPEERAALDLSCLTVAMNGAESVRATSLAAFADAFAPAGFQLSSCYPVYGLAEATLCVSAGCPTGMPGVRYLDRVALEQDRIVDVPPEDPAAATFVGCGQLRQADVAIVDPVTHQPCGPDEVGEIWVAGPNVALGYWNRPEETAATFGARLAEPGDPTRGPFLRTGDLGFLCAGEIFTTGRYKDLITIDGHNYYPNDIEFTVQQCDPVLVSGRGAAFATDATPGGVEQLVVVHEVDGARAGQTDLDAVIEAIRLAVATHHGIAADTVVLVQHVSLPTTSSGKIQRGQTRQNFVDGTLAVVAQWQTPVRELSLEELESAARIVSTLQNWGTRPG
- a CDS encoding TA system VapC family ribonuclease toxin: MIVDANLLLYAVDADSRYNAVAAAWLEEILNGANRIGLPWQTIGAFLRIVTHPRVSANPLSASDAWAYVEDWLAVPVVWIPPAGASTARVCARLCKQIDVTGNLVPDAQLAALAVEHGVELASADSDFQRFPGLRWTNPLAAG
- the glmM gene encoding phosphoglucosamine mutase; the encoded protein is MGRLFGTDGVRGVANRELTAELAVALGGAAAQRLSTGTGRRVAVVGRDPRASGEMLEAAVIAGLTSQGVHALRAGVLPTPAVAYLTGAYEADFGVMISASHNPMPDNGIKFFGPGGHKLDDATEDEIEDLVNAGPGLRPVGADLGRVVHAEDALDCYLRHLGDSHRTRLDGLTVVVDCAHGAASEVAPRAYRAAGATVIAINAEPDGLNINDGCGSTHLEPLRAAVAEHHADLGLAHDGDADRCLAVDADGNVVDGDAIMVVLALAMRDAGELADDTLVATVMSNLGLHLAMRAAGITVHTTDVGDRYVLEQLRAGGFTLGGEQSGHIVLPQFATTGDGVMTGLRLMARMVQTRTPLAGLAAAMRTLPQVLINVVVADKAEAVGHPAVREAVRRAEEELGESGRILLRPSGTEQLVRVMVEASDADTAQRIAEDVADAVRARH
- the rplM gene encoding 50S ribosomal protein L13, with product MPTYAPKAGDTTRSWYVIDATDVVLGRLAVAAATLLRGKHKPTFAPNVDGGDFVIIINADKVAISGNKLQKKMAYRHSGYPGGLRKRSIGELMETRPDRVVEKAILGMIPHTKLGRQIQRKLHVYAGPVHPHTAQQPTPYEIKQVAQ
- the gjpA gene encoding outer membrane porin GjpA; this encodes MQHALRPYVTAGIALVGSSLISVTPAVAPMPGIATIRDVALTGAMEDFLAPWIEQYNTAAANATTLFNNFALAPFVGYQQDLANQGDFWSAILADPSSIPEQVAQLQEHMKASADAYSLINAGGPTGLAGGDPFTDLVVAHTLSGEADLDLSGDNISVLGHQFLLAFLPSILPPDLDRDLVLPILNFLSSPLSGILIGSIGPWLSPGVALLNSIQDGDGLNEIMANMVGAYFNGATLNLDFLIPLVESTGLLPEGTNVYHIDLALGGLLTPGVVGSAPNLVPGTGEEIAAPGGSIFNSLGLNIDASLLGAVLPAVTPAHAVGPIGAWEGWMQALGVVLGSGWSGKANPQDAVAPLTGFQLPQIPADIFGLDDGGVGAGDATDVFADLAGLIGFDA
- a CDS encoding CopG family transcriptional regulator; this encodes MRTTVVLDSDVVAEIERLRRTGLGISEALNLLARRGIAAQADAPRSRYRHRAAPVGLKVDVTNVAEVLDLLDDGR
- the rpsI gene encoding 30S ribosomal protein S9; this encodes MTETAFEGAEAPEVEETVEVAEAVEVHDEVAPAYEPYDLGRPIQTVGRRKEAVVRVRLVPGTGKFNLDGRTLEAYFPNKVHQQLIKAPLVTVDRVDSFDVYAHLDGGGPSGQAGALRLALARALILVDPEDRPVLKKAGFLTRDPRATERKKYGLKKARKAPQYSKR